The following DNA comes from Simkania negevensis Z.
CCCAACTCTTTTTGCCATGTTTGCAAAACAAACCGAACATCATCAGATGGGAAAAATTTATGGGTTAATTGAATCTACTGACACACTAGCTTTCCTAATTTCATTCTTAACCATTCTAACGCATAAAAGTTTTAATTATAACGTTAATTATATGGTGCTAATTTCTTTCATTTTTGCCCTCATTTCTTGGATTCCATATAAAATTTTCGAAAAGAACAGACCGAAAATAATTCAAACTACTGACACATAAGTCGAAATTGATCTTGCAAAAAAGGTTTAGTGTGAATTTAAAGCTCAACAAAAATTCTACAATTTCTATTTGATTTTTTCTTATCGTAATCTATAATTGAGCCCAAAACAAATAGAATCAATAGCTGTCGGAGAATAATCAAATGAAAAGCGAAGTAGATTTTGACGCTAAGTACTATGCGAAAAATTCAAAGATTCAACTTTCTTTAGCAAGCAAACTTTTAGACGATTATAAATTCAAAAAAAAGGCTAACGTCCTAGATATTGGCTGCGGAGACGGGAGAATTACTGCAGATATTTCTAAAAAGACTTCTGAAGGAAACGTCATCGGAATTGATGCTTCTTTTAATATGATTGAATATGCTCGGGCCCATTTTCCAAAATCTAAATTTTCAAATCTTGAATTCCTGTACGATAGAGCAGAAAACCTTTCATTTTCCAAACAGTTTGATTTGATCGTTTCTTTCAACTGCTTTCAATGGGTTCGATGTTGGAGAGAGACTCTAAACCTTTTATGTAGTTTTTTAAACCCTAAAGGAGAGCTGCTTTTTCTTACATATCCAAGGGAAAACATCTATTATCAACCTTTTGCAAAAGCCTCTGAAAATTATCCAAACTATGTAGATAAAGCTGCTCATAAATCAATGTTTTCTGCAACCGAACTCAGAGAGGCAATTTTAGAAAATGGGTTATATCTAAAAAAATATGAGTCATTCAAATCCACAATATCTTATCAAGATGCTAATGAAATGAAAGAGTTTGTCCGAGCATGGTTAACAAGCTTCATCCCTTTGCCTTCAATTTTACATGAAGAATATCTTGATCAACTCATAATTGAGTCCAAACATTATCAAATCCAAAAAGAAGATGGCGGTATTCATCTACCATACACAGCGTTATTCATTAATGCCTGTAAACATTAAATAACTTCAAACATCTTTTCTGATATTTTGTCTTTATAAATTACTTGGAAAAATCAATATGAACTTATTAACCTTAAGACTATAAAGAAATAATTTACTTATTTCGGTTGAAGTTTTTGCATATATCTTTTATGATAGCATCAAAATTAAGATGTTTTATTACTATAAACCTCTTATCTTGAACTGGTTTTCAAGCCATCTAAGAGGTGAAAAGGGGTAAGCTTATGGGCACTGGAAGATTTCAAACTCCTGAAGAGGAGCATAAAGCCCAAAATCTTCAAAAGATTTATAGACTAATTTTGCCTTTTAAAAAACCTGATTCTGAATCCTTTAGATCTCAAAAACTTTGTTTCCAAAATTCTTTTTCCTCATCATTAGAAAAAAAACTAGCTGACTTTAGCGTAACTCATGAATTATCAACGAATAATATTCTGTTCGCTGCTTTTCAAGCCCTGCTTTTCCGCTATTCAGGTCAAAATGATTTTGTGATCGGAGTAAAGCGTCAGAATATTGTGGAGCCCTTTCATCTTCATTGCTATGAAAAAGAGTCATTTTTAAGCCTCGTTTCTCGCTTAGAGTCCTCAAAAAAAAATCAAAATATATTTTTTCAGCAAAACTCTGAGCAATATCAGGTTCTGTTTTCTTTTTCTGAAGAAGGCCTCAATGAAGTGAATAAAAACCTAGTTGACTTGGTTTTTTTCGTTGACGAGCAAGAAGATTCTCATACTGTGCACATAGCAGCAGCTCGTAAGGTTTTCCAACTAGCAACAGTCGAAAGTATGATCGGTCATTTTTGCACACTCTTAGAAAGTGCTTTAGATCACCCACATCGTGAGCTTAATGTCTTAGAGTACTTGGCTGAAGATGAATTACGTTTGCTCAATTATGAGTTTGCTGAGGGAGTTGAAGAAAATTATCCTGACAACATCATTTGTTTTTTTGAGAAGCAGGTAAGTCTATCGCCTGATGAAATAGCCATTTACTTTCAAGATGAAGCCTTGACATATGCTGAGCTAAATAATAAAATTAATCAAATGGCTCATTACCTTAAAAACCTTGGCATTAGCCATGGATCTGTCGTAGCTGTCAGTTGCCACCACGATCCTGACGTCATTGTGACCATTTTTGCAATCATTCGACTTGGAGCAACATATTTGCCTTTAGATCCAAGTTATCCCGATACACGCCTAAATATGATGATCCAAGATGCCAAGCCTGAGATTTTGGTAACTCGCTCATCAGTTGCGGAGAAGTTTTCAGGGTTTTCAAATCCCATTGTCAATTTAGACACTGATATGGAAAAGGTTGCCAAATCTTCTTCTAGTTCTGTATCAGAGCAGGGGTTAGCTGAAAACCCCGTATATATCATTTATACCTCAGGTTCTACAGGGAAACCTAAGGGAATCATGATTTCATATGAAAGCCTTCCGCATTTATGCCTAGAAAGAAAAAGATATTATCCCAATAAGACCATTGCGATGCTGACGGGGTCAATTAGCTTCGATGTGAGCATTTTAACGATCTTTCACTCTCTAATGACAGGTGGAACATTGTGCATTCCTGATCAAAGTGAACGTGTCGATGGTGAAGCCTTAATTAAGCATATGGCAAAGTTTCGGGTGAATTTTTTCATGTGCGTTCCTTCATTCTATGCAATGATGCTTGAGAAAGAAGTCCCTTTTCCCAAATCTCTTGAAATCATGAGCCTCGTTGGTGAAGTGATTCCAAACTCTCTTCCCCCGCTGCATGCTCAGTTTGCTCCTCATGTAAAACTTTTTAACGAATATGGGCCTTGTGAAATAGCATTGGGAAGCAACCTTGCACAGATTTATGACCCGCTAACTGAAAAAATTAGCCCTATTCACGTTGGAAAACCTTTGCCAAATACTGAAGTGTATGTCCTTGACGCGAATTTACAGCTTGTACCTATTGGGATGAGGGGTGAAATCTGCTTAGGTGGCAAGGGGCTAGCCATGGGGTATCTCAATCGGAACAATCTCACTGCTGAGAAGTTTGTGAAAGTTGCTTTACCTGGCAAGGCGTTGACTCGGTTATATCGCACTGGAGACTATGGTCGCTGGCTTCCAGACGGAAACTTGGAGTTCTTAGGGCGCATGGATTATCAGGTTAAAATCCGGGGACATCGTGTTGAATTGGGAGAAGTTGAGGCTGTTCTTTGTCAACATAAGGAAATCGATGAGGCTGTTGTTAAAGTTCAAAAAATGAAAGACCATCAAGATTGTTTGGTTGCTTATTTCACTACCATTGGCAGAAAAATTTTATCTGTTGGAGAACTGCGCAAATTTCTAGATCTTTTATTGCCCAAATTCGCTGTTCCTTCTCATTTTATGCAGCTAGAATACTTTCCTCGGACCCATAATAGGAAAATTGACCGTAAGGCCCTTCCGATTTTTCCTGTTGCTGAAGTTGCAGATGATAAAAACATCTCTCATAAAGGAGTGAAACAAACTCTTTTGGAGATTTGGAAAAAAGCTCTCAACCTTTATAATATTGGTCCAGATGATAATTTCTTTGACGTTGGGGGAAACTCTCTTTTACTGGCAAATATTCAAACTGCTGTGAAAGAGGTTTTGAAAGTAAACGTCCCGATTATTGAGTACTTTCGCTATTCTACCATCAATAGTTTTGCGAAATACCTTGAATCACTCAAAAGTCAGGACTTACGAAAAGCCAGATCGTCATAGGTTATGAAATGAAAAAAGCAGATCAAAACGGAATTGCCATCATTGGAATGTCAGGCCGTTTCCCCGGAGCTCAAAACACTGAGATGTTTTGGAATAACTTGTGTCAGGGTGTTGAGTCAATTATGCGATTCTCTGATGAAGAACTTCCTAAATCAGACTTGGAAAAACCTAACTACGTGAAAGCACGTGGAACCATTGAAAACATCACAGATTTTGACGCAGACTTTTTCGGCATGAGCCGAAGAGAGGCAGAACTGACCGACCCTCAGCATCGGCTATTTCTAGAGTGTTGCTATCAAGGACTAGAAGATGCTGGATATGCTCCGGGACAGTATAACGGAGCGATTGGGGTCTATGCTGGAGCAAGTTCTGAATCAAACTATTATTACAATATTCTGACTCATTCTGATGCTTGCAAAGAATCTGAAAAGAACCTGCTCCGTTTGGGAAATGAGTTGGATTATTTAACGACACGTGTTTCCTACAAGTTGAACTTAAAAGGGCCAAGTATGGCTATTCAGACGGCTTGTTCAACTTCCCTTGTTACGGTATGTATGGCCTGCAGTCAGTTATTAACTCATCAGTGTGATATCGCACTTGCGGGTGGAGCAACGATCTCGATTCCTCAAGAACGGGGATATCAGTATCAGGAAGGAATGATTTTTTCTTCAGATGGACACTGCCGCCCCTTTGATGCAAAGTCGGGAGGAACTGTTCCTGGGAACGGGGTTGGAGTCGTGGTATTAAAACGGCTCGATGAGGCTATCCGAGATAGAGACCACATCTATGCTGTTATTCGCGGTTTCGGTCTTAACAATGATGGTTCAGAAAAGATCGGTTACTCTGCCCCGAGTATTGAGGGTCAAGCAAGTGCCCTGCGCAGAGCGTTTAAAATGGCAGGGATCGCCCCCGAGACTGTTTCTCTCATAGAGGCTCATGGAACAGCAACTTTGCTGGGGGACCCTATTGAAGTTCAAGCTCTCAGTGAGGTGTTTGGAACTGGTAAGAGAAAACAATGTGCGATTGGGTCTGTAAAGAGCAACATTGGCCACTTAATGGAAACTGCAGGTGTTGCTGGGTTAATTAAGGCTGCTTTAGCAGTGCATCATAAGACATTACCTGCATCGCTACATTTTAAAGAACCCAACCCTCACATTGATTTTGAGTCAAGCCCCTTTTATGTAGTGGGAGAAACAAAGCCATGGGAAGAAACACCTAGACGTGCATTAGTGAATTCTCTAGGGTTTGGCGGAACGAATGCGCATGTAATATTAGAAGAACCTCCTGAGGTTCTGAAAAGAGAGGAGCGCCATCAAGATTACCTTTTTGTTTTATCAGCGAAAACAAAAACTGCATTGCAAGCCATGTCAGATCGGTTGAAGAGCTATTTGGAAAAACATCCTGATTTAGATTTAGGAGATGTAGCTTATACACTGCAGGTAGGACGGGCAGCCTTTCCTCAACGAAAAGCATTTGTTGCTACAAACCGAGAAGATGCGATGAAGCAGTTAGCTACCAGAGATGAGATTGGTGAAGCAAAGACCGAATTAGAGCGCATGGGGCTTGATTGGATGCGAGGAGAATCGATCGACTGGACACACCTTCATGAAAACGATGGGTGTCGACGTATATCATTACCTACTTACCCCTTCGAAAAAAAACGCTACTGGCTCGAGTTCAATGCAAAAGAAGAAGCAAATACTCCTTCAGATAATGTCCAGGATACTCTTAAGAGAATTTGGAAAGAATATTTAGGGTTAGACCAACTTACTGTGAATGACAACTTTTTCGATCTTGGAGGCGACTCTTTTTTGGCTATTCAAATGGTTCCTGAGATTCAAGAAGTTTTAGGGGTCTCTCTGAAGGTCAATACTATTTTGCAATATCCAACGATCGAAAAACTTTCCACATTTATCGAAAAGGAACGTGGAACAAGTGCAGATCGAGAAGCCGTTCTTTTAAAAGAAGGCGATCCTACTTGCTCTCTTTTTGTGATTCATCAAATTGATGGGCATATTTTCTCTTATAAGCAGCTTGCAAATGTCCTTCAAGATGAGGGACAGATTTATGGAATTGAAAGTCCTTACTCTTCTTCTGACTCTTCGTTGACTATTGAGCGTATGGCAAGTGATTACGTCAAAATGATCAAAATGGTTCAACCAAAAGGCCCCTATAGAATAATTGGAGCCTCTTTTGGAGGACTTGTCGCATATGAAATTGCACAGCAACTCGATGTAGATTCATTGACAATGATTGATATCATTAACCCAACACATCTCAAGCAAGGTGCAGAAACTGAAGATGACATGTTTTCTCTTCTTCTTGAGCTTTTTTCAGGAAAAAAATTGTCACCCGAAGAATTAAAAGAACTTTCTCGAGAAGAAAAAATTCGGCAAATCATGCAATGCATGAACTTTGAAATCCTTCCTTTTCTTGAGCAAGAGCGTATTTTTGAATGCATGAAAGTTCATTGGGGAGCTCTAAAAAAATATCGACCAAAGTGCTACACAAAGCGTATTTGTTTTTTCGAAACAGAAGAAAAGCTTTCATCTCTGCATGACATTTCTCTTGTTTCAACTTGGAAAGATCTCGGCTGCAACAAAATTGAACCACATGTGATTGCAGCAAGTCATTTAGGAATTATGACTTCCCCTTATGTTGATGAAGTTGCTAAGCTTATTGATGCTTTTCTACAATCTCAAAAAAAAGAATCGCCTGATGCCAAAATCTAAACTTTTAGGCGCTTGGAAACTTGTGTCTTGTTCAATTAATAATTCTGATGGAGTGACTTATCCCTATGGGAAAGATGCCATTGGTTATATTATTTATACTCCAGATAATGTTGTTTCTGTTCACATGATGTCAGCAAGCAGAATGTATGCAAGTCAACACCAATTTCGCTCTGGTACCGATGCAGAAAAAATTGAAGCAGCTGAAAATTTCGGAGGATACGTAGGTCGTTACGAAGTCAGTGGTGATGTCGTGACACACTTTCCTGAAGCTTGCGGTTTTCCCTCATTTATTAATGTCCCTCAAAAAAGAAAGATCGACCTTTCAGGAAATGTTTTGACGTTGTCTTGCACAGATCCGAGTGCACAAAATGAAAGCATTGTTGTCTGGGAACGTGTAGATGCAAAGGGTTGAACCGCTCCATCTTCCTCTTAAGGAAAAGTGTGAGTTTTTTCTTGTAAATCTCTCCAACATACAGCAAGAAGAGGTCGATGCTGCTAGCAAAGTTGTAGATGATATTTCCTTAGCGCGTGCCGAGAGATTTTCATTCGAGAGAGATCGTAATAGGCTTCTCATTGCCCAGGCAATCTTGCGACAAAAACTAGGTGAGCTTTTGAATTGCAAGCCTAGTGAGGTCACGATTTTGCGTGATGACTTTGGGAAGCCTTATATTGAAGGTCACCTACTTCATTTTAGCTTATCCTATTCCCACCATTACGCCCTTTTTGCGTTTTGCCCTGATCGACTTATTGGAGTCGATATAGAAGCAATCAATCCAGATCGAGTCGTTTTAGAATCGCCTGTGTTACATGAAATCGAAAAAAATCAAATTATAAGCGGAGAAGATCCTATAGATTCATTTTATGATTATTGGTGTGCAAAAGAAGCCCTTCTAAAAGCCATGGGGACGGGATTTACCGAAGAAAAACCTCCACTTTTAACTCATGTTTCGTATGGTGTCTTTTCTTCAGAAAAGCCCAATGCAATCGTTTATACTTTTACCACTCATCATCATAAAATTGGTGTTTGCTTATTAGAGGAAGAATGAGCACTGAGAATCCTATCTGAAACTAAGAATTAAGCCCTTTTAAGAACAAATCTTTATGAGTCGTTACATGTTTTTCATAGAAACCTTTCATGAATAAAGTAAAAGGACTCGACACATGAACTTTTTGTTTTAGCTTTGTTTTCTCAGAAGACATCTCTTCTATAATGAATGTAGTTTCTTGTTTAAAGAACGGAGCCTTGGTAAGAGTATCTAGTCTCTCGTATTCCCGGAAGTTAGTAACCAAAATTGTAACGAAGGTAGGTCTTCCCTTTATTTTTCCCTTTACTTGTGCTCCAAGATCAAGTTTTGTATCACACGAAAAATATTCGATGCGCTTATCTCCTTTTGCCCAATTGTTAAAGTCTAAACAATATTCCCAAACTCGCTGTAGAGGCATGTCTACTTCAGCAACAAATTCACTATTCCATTTAAAAATGCTCATGTTCTCTCCCAAATAATATACCCCTCACCGTCATATGCAGAAACAATAACATATGAAGTATTACATACGATTGCCTCTAATATTTCAGTCGAAAGAGGTTTGTGTAACGGATGTTTGATGAATCTATCCAACTAAAAAGTTAAATGCTATATTCTTTTAAAAAAATTTAGGAGATGACATGGCAGGATTTAAGTGTTTATCAGATGAACAATGGCAACTCATTGAAGGTCTTATGGACCATACTTTTCCTTTGGAGAGAGGAACTCCTCGAAGTGATCTACGCAAAACCTGGAATTCAATACTCTTTATCTTAACGAGAGGATGTCGTTGGGCGGATCTTCCGACAGATTCCTCTCTTTTTATCCCTCGTTCTACA
Coding sequences within:
- a CDS encoding transposase, which encodes MAGFKCLSDEQWQLIEGLMDHTFPLERGTPRSDLRKTWNSILFILTRGCRWADLPTDSSLFIPRSTAHKWLKQWSVEGVFDKVMSGLLQIAIMEGKVDLSQVAVDGSFSPRSRRRGKS
- a CDS encoding SRPBCC family protein, whose translation is MSIFKWNSEFVAEVDMPLQRVWEYCLDFNNWAKGDKRIEYFSCDTKLDLGAQVKGKIKGRPTFVTILVTNFREYERLDTLTKAPFFKQETTFIIEEMSSEKTKLKQKVHVSSPFTLFMKGFYEKHVTTHKDLFLKGLNS
- a CDS encoding 4'-phosphopantetheinyl transferase family protein encodes the protein MQRVEPLHLPLKEKCEFFLVNLSNIQQEEVDAASKVVDDISLARAERFSFERDRNRLLIAQAILRQKLGELLNCKPSEVTILRDDFGKPYIEGHLLHFSLSYSHHYALFAFCPDRLIGVDIEAINPDRVVLESPVLHEIEKNQIISGEDPIDSFYDYWCAKEALLKAMGTGFTEEKPPLLTHVSYGVFSSEKPNAIVYTFTTHHHKIGVCLLEEE
- a CDS encoding type I polyketide synthase, with translation MKKADQNGIAIIGMSGRFPGAQNTEMFWNNLCQGVESIMRFSDEELPKSDLEKPNYVKARGTIENITDFDADFFGMSRREAELTDPQHRLFLECCYQGLEDAGYAPGQYNGAIGVYAGASSESNYYYNILTHSDACKESEKNLLRLGNELDYLTTRVSYKLNLKGPSMAIQTACSTSLVTVCMACSQLLTHQCDIALAGGATISIPQERGYQYQEGMIFSSDGHCRPFDAKSGGTVPGNGVGVVVLKRLDEAIRDRDHIYAVIRGFGLNNDGSEKIGYSAPSIEGQASALRRAFKMAGIAPETVSLIEAHGTATLLGDPIEVQALSEVFGTGKRKQCAIGSVKSNIGHLMETAGVAGLIKAALAVHHKTLPASLHFKEPNPHIDFESSPFYVVGETKPWEETPRRALVNSLGFGGTNAHVILEEPPEVLKREERHQDYLFVLSAKTKTALQAMSDRLKSYLEKHPDLDLGDVAYTLQVGRAAFPQRKAFVATNREDAMKQLATRDEIGEAKTELERMGLDWMRGESIDWTHLHENDGCRRISLPTYPFEKKRYWLEFNAKEEANTPSDNVQDTLKRIWKEYLGLDQLTVNDNFFDLGGDSFLAIQMVPEIQEVLGVSLKVNTILQYPTIEKLSTFIEKERGTSADREAVLLKEGDPTCSLFVIHQIDGHIFSYKQLANVLQDEGQIYGIESPYSSSDSSLTIERMASDYVKMIKMVQPKGPYRIIGASFGGLVAYEIAQQLDVDSLTMIDIINPTHLKQGAETEDDMFSLLLELFSGKKLSPEELKELSREEKIRQIMQCMNFEILPFLEQERIFECMKVHWGALKKYRPKCYTKRICFFETEEKLSSLHDISLVSTWKDLGCNKIEPHVIAASHLGIMTSPYVDEVAKLIDAFLQSQKKESPDAKI
- a CDS encoding class I SAM-dependent methyltransferase, which encodes MKSEVDFDAKYYAKNSKIQLSLASKLLDDYKFKKKANVLDIGCGDGRITADISKKTSEGNVIGIDASFNMIEYARAHFPKSKFSNLEFLYDRAENLSFSKQFDLIVSFNCFQWVRCWRETLNLLCSFLNPKGELLFLTYPRENIYYQPFAKASENYPNYVDKAAHKSMFSATELREAILENGLYLKKYESFKSTISYQDANEMKEFVRAWLTSFIPLPSILHEEYLDQLIIESKHYQIQKEDGGIHLPYTALFINACKH
- a CDS encoding lipocalin-like domain-containing protein — encoded protein: MPKSKLLGAWKLVSCSINNSDGVTYPYGKDAIGYIIYTPDNVVSVHMMSASRMYASQHQFRSGTDAEKIEAAENFGGYVGRYEVSGDVVTHFPEACGFPSFINVPQKRKIDLSGNVLTLSCTDPSAQNESIVVWERVDAKG
- a CDS encoding non-ribosomal peptide synthetase, whose product is MNKNLVDLVFFVDEQEDSHTVHIAAARKVFQLATVESMIGHFCTLLESALDHPHRELNVLEYLAEDELRLLNYEFAEGVEENYPDNIICFFEKQVSLSPDEIAIYFQDEALTYAELNNKINQMAHYLKNLGISHGSVVAVSCHHDPDVIVTIFAIIRLGATYLPLDPSYPDTRLNMMIQDAKPEILVTRSSVAEKFSGFSNPIVNLDTDMEKVAKSSSSSVSEQGLAENPVYIIYTSGSTGKPKGIMISYESLPHLCLERKRYYPNKTIAMLTGSISFDVSILTIFHSLMTGGTLCIPDQSERVDGEALIKHMAKFRVNFFMCVPSFYAMMLEKEVPFPKSLEIMSLVGEVIPNSLPPLHAQFAPHVKLFNEYGPCEIALGSNLAQIYDPLTEKISPIHVGKPLPNTEVYVLDANLQLVPIGMRGEICLGGKGLAMGYLNRNNLTAEKFVKVALPGKALTRLYRTGDYGRWLPDGNLEFLGRMDYQVKIRGHRVELGEVEAVLCQHKEIDEAVVKVQKMKDHQDCLVAYFTTIGRKILSVGELRKFLDLLLPKFAVPSHFMQLEYFPRTHNRKIDRKALPIFPVAEVADDKNISHKGVKQTLLEIWKKALNLYNIGPDDNFFDVGGNSLLLANIQTAVKEVLKVNVPIIEYFRYSTINSFAKYLESLKSQDLRKARSS